Proteins encoded in a region of the Candidatus Obscuribacter sp. genome:
- a CDS encoding alpha/beta hydrolase, which translates to MHQGTAPWQSEHVITLTDGRQLGYALYGDPAGKPVLYFHGGMSSRLDIRFAYGHCARAGLYIIAPDRPGTGQSSRQAGRTMADWAKDVVELLDQLQIDKVPLMGWSVGGPYALTCAYQIPQRITNVATIGSAMTFDSPEAVKALGLMADRLLLTCPQAWRWLLAALLCCAGKLPPALIKMELEREVQSAPDRTIIKALSTSQGSKFIIESVAQGGYGVVDDYAAVAQHWGFALSEIKIPVHIYHGELDAICPLSAALYLADNIKGSILELVPGEGHFLLHHKIGDVLNTLLSSSSQTQS; encoded by the coding sequence ATGCATCAAGGCACTGCGCCCTGGCAAAGTGAGCATGTCATCACTTTGACTGATGGCCGTCAGCTGGGTTATGCACTTTATGGCGACCCTGCTGGTAAGCCTGTGCTCTACTTCCATGGTGGTATGAGTAGCAGACTCGATATCCGCTTTGCTTACGGGCACTGTGCCAGAGCTGGGCTCTATATCATAGCCCCAGATCGACCTGGCACTGGCCAGAGCAGTCGCCAAGCAGGTCGCACTATGGCCGACTGGGCAAAAGATGTGGTGGAGCTACTTGATCAATTACAAATTGACAAAGTGCCGCTAATGGGCTGGTCGGTGGGTGGTCCTTATGCGCTCACCTGTGCTTATCAGATACCGCAGCGTATAACCAATGTAGCCACCATAGGCAGTGCTATGACTTTTGATAGCCCTGAGGCAGTTAAGGCACTGGGCCTAATGGCAGACAGGCTACTTTTGACCTGTCCTCAAGCCTGGCGCTGGCTACTAGCAGCCTTGCTTTGCTGTGCAGGCAAACTGCCGCCGGCTTTGATCAAAATGGAATTAGAAAGAGAAGTCCAGTCTGCGCCAGATCGCACTATCATCAAGGCATTATCAACATCGCAGGGTAGCAAATTTATCATTGAGTCTGTCGCACAAGGCGGTTATGGTGTCGTTGATGACTATGCGGCAGTGGCTCAGCACTGGGGCTTTGCCTTAAGTGAAATCAAAATCCCCGTCCATATTTATCACGGTGAGCTCGACGCAATCTGCCCTTTATCTGCGGCCCTCTATCTGGCAGATAATATCAAAGGTTCTATACTGGAACTGGTCCCTGGTGAAGGTCATTTTTTATTGCATCACAAAATCGGGGATGTTCTAAATACTTTGCTAAGTAGTTCGAGCCAGACTCAATCATAG
- a CDS encoding DUF2156 domain-containing protein: MDKKDKPQNLTQSLKVIQDLSITRNGLGKTLTSIKCSQESLQTALKLTGNRTLTSKFRFASLKQYGKGSLAYSSLQSGMQYFMREDLGYIAYVPLSADPHSVCVLADPICADSNLEQLIDQFLQEKNDPIFLHASHETAKILNARGFCANELGVETIIDLDTFTLSGNKKQGLRQARNNAKRDGIQIIEIKTVDEYLFKAFKKVSDAWLKEKVVNNTDMQFIVRPIVYVDEVDVRKFVAVLENKICGFVIFDPMYQNGEVVGYIANQLRSNLERSYSLVDVIILDAMDKFKSEGKKFLSLGLSPLAKVDDNDEFNHSKLLKAHFQYSFEKANYLYNFKNLARHKSKYRPEMPGTREIKVYCVLKTRFLLSRMHEVYHVLGMSPVRQTVNHLKQKTVDWILSHVKKQNVTGHAVLEQKQSNTQDKA; encoded by the coding sequence ATGGACAAAAAAGATAAGCCTCAAAACCTCACCCAGAGCCTCAAAGTCATTCAAGACTTGAGTATCACTCGCAACGGTCTGGGCAAGACATTGACGTCTATCAAATGTTCGCAGGAGTCACTCCAGACAGCCCTTAAACTGACCGGCAATCGCACTCTCACTTCTAAGTTTAGATTTGCCTCACTCAAACAGTACGGCAAAGGCAGTCTGGCTTACTCTTCACTGCAGTCAGGCATGCAATACTTTATGAGAGAGGATCTAGGTTACATCGCCTATGTACCACTCAGCGCCGACCCACATTCGGTCTGCGTCCTGGCAGATCCTATTTGTGCAGACAGCAATTTAGAGCAACTTATCGATCAATTTTTGCAAGAAAAAAACGACCCGATTTTTTTGCATGCCAGCCATGAGACTGCCAAAATCCTTAACGCCAGAGGCTTTTGCGCCAATGAGCTGGGGGTAGAGACAATTATCGATCTTGATACTTTTACTCTCAGCGGTAATAAAAAACAGGGTCTGAGACAGGCCCGCAACAACGCTAAGCGCGATGGCATACAGATAATCGAGATCAAAACCGTCGACGAGTATCTCTTTAAGGCATTTAAAAAAGTATCCGATGCCTGGCTCAAAGAAAAAGTCGTAAATAACACTGACATGCAATTTATTGTCAGACCGATAGTCTATGTAGACGAAGTAGATGTGCGCAAATTTGTGGCAGTGCTCGAGAACAAAATCTGCGGCTTTGTCATCTTTGATCCGATGTATCAAAACGGCGAAGTTGTGGGCTACATAGCAAATCAATTGCGCAGCAATCTGGAGCGCTCTTATAGTCTCGTTGACGTTATCATTCTTGATGCTATGGACAAGTTTAAAAGTGAGGGCAAAAAGTTTCTCTCACTGGGACTCTCGCCACTTGCTAAAGTTGATGACAACGATGAATTCAACCACAGCAAATTGCTTAAGGCACACTTCCAGTACAGCTTCGAAAAAGCCAATTATCTCTACAACTTCAAAAATCTTGCCAGGCACAAAAGCAAGTACAGACCTGAGATGCCCGGCACCAGAGAAATAAAAGTCTACTGTGTGCTTAAGACAAGATTTTTGCTATCGCGCATGCATGAGGTTTACCACGTACTTGGTATGAGCCCGGTCAGACAGACAGTCAACCATCTTAAACAAAAGACAGTAGACTGGATCTTGAGCCATGTCAAAAAGCAAAATGTCACAGGACATGCCGTCCTTGAGCAAAAGCAATCTAACACTCAAGATAAGGCATAA